A single window of Nicotiana sylvestris chromosome 3, ASM39365v2, whole genome shotgun sequence DNA harbors:
- the LOC104212874 gene encoding leucine-rich repeat extensin-like protein 3, whose product MDRTLSIWVFFCFFAISVQSQGNVNPPNSQSPPPPPYSPPPPPPPSPPPPPSPVPPPPPPPLLSPPPPPPPSAPPPPPPPTQKAPPPHHHPHTTHHKSDIKSPPPPPPKEKTLNWGKRLGLMFVGIAAILQVCVVAFLIIKRRQLLKADARF is encoded by the coding sequence ATGGATCGGACATTGTCGATTTGGGTCTTCTTCTGTTTCTTTGCTATTTCGGTGCAATCTCAGGGAAATGTAAATCCCCCCAATTCACAATCACCGCCGCCGCCACCATATTCTCCTCCACCACCACCTCCACCGTCGCCTCCACCTCCACCATCACCTGTGCCTCCTCCCCCTCCACCTCCCCTTTTATCACCTCCCCCGCCGCCTCCACCATCGGCTCCTCCTCCACCTCCTCCGCCCACCCAAAAAGCTCCTCCTCCACATCATCACCCCCACACAACCCACCATAAATCTGACATTAAAAGCccgccaccaccaccaccaaAAGAAAAGACGTTAAATTGGGGGAAGAGACTAGGGTTAATGTTTGTGGGCATTGCCGCGATCTTGCAAGTCTGTGTGGTGGCGTTTCTGATAATTAAGAGAAGGCAATTGTTGAAGGCTGATGCTAGATTTTGA
- the LOC104212873 gene encoding auxin-binding protein ABP19a-like translates to MFKLLFLLAIFILGSNAAVQDFCVADLKGPESPAGYSCKSVANVTVDDFVFSGLSAAGNTASIIKAAVTPAFAAQFPGLNGLGLSAARLDLAPGGVIPFHTHPGASEVLLVVQGSITAGFVSSANAVYLKTLKKGDLMIFPQGLLHFQVSDAGYTSVGFVFFSSSSPGLQITDFALFANDLPTKLVEATTFLDEATIKKLKGVLGGTN, encoded by the coding sequence ATGTttaaacttctttttctcttgGCTATCTTCATCTTGGGCAGCAATGCTGCTGTCCAAGATTTCTGCGTCGCAGACTTAAAAGGCCCAGAATCACCTgctggctattcttgcaaaagtGTTGCCAATGTAACAGTCGATGATTTCGTGTTTTCTGGGCTTAGTGCAGCTGGAAACACAGCAAGCATAATCAAAGCTGCAGTTACACCAGCATTTGCAGCCCAATTTCCAGGCCTTAATGGGCTTGGGCTTTCTGCAGCCCGTTTGGACTTAGCCCCAGGTGGTGTGATTCCATTTCACACTCACCCTGGTGCTTCTGAAGTTTTACTTGTAGTTCAAGGTTCAATTACAGCTGGTTTTGTTTCTTCAGCAAATGCTGTTTACTTAAAGACACTTaagaaaggtgatcttatgataTTTCCACAAGGTTTATTGCATTTTCAAGTGAGTGATGCTGGTTATACTTCTGTTGGTTTTGTATTCTTTAGCAGCTCTAGTCCTGGACTTCAGATTACAGATTTTGCATTATTTGCTAATGATTTGCCAACTAAGTTGGTAGAAGCTACCACTTTCCTTGACGAAGCTACAATTAAGAAGCTCAAGGGTGTTCTTGGAGGAACTAACTAA